From a single Paenibacillus sp. FSL R5-0345 genomic region:
- a CDS encoding CpaF family protein: MLTRGKISDMQQKVLHQVGPKESMEELTNKYTTISFEEALELCQKYITKITTHAYRRENDPARKREMTKAYINEFVDAQKPSVEGYHDLTQLKNALTNEITHYGPITKAMEDPSIDEIRANGPDQIFVESGGRSIQWDQHFTDRDHMERIISKLIGVSKVRLIPKIPMVNARTIEGYRVNATHADISPYDQPAFVIRKFSKKSIVPKMLIENKSFSSNMYKLLSLIPKSDLSWITVGPTGSGKTTLNEILVKEINPLSRIITIENPSEMRLIQREDGSEHGRVLNDVLQYESVPDDDDSSPATMENLLINAMRQSPHWIGPGELRTPGEFATALRAAQTGHYFFSTLHAEGDKEAIYRFLTAYLMASSEPAELALRNICSAVKFVIFQEKLADGTRKVTSISEVLGSEDLNPLINQIYRFDCDDVIEEMVDGKKVVKIVGRHLRVGKISAKVQQLMLKAGIKKSRFEFFTKDPTEDETEVYEFDEYNFNH; the protein is encoded by the coding sequence TTGCTGACACGCGGGAAAATAAGTGATATGCAGCAAAAAGTACTACATCAGGTGGGTCCCAAGGAAAGTATGGAGGAATTGACCAATAAGTATACGACGATCAGCTTTGAAGAGGCTTTGGAATTGTGCCAAAAGTATATTACCAAAATAACCACACATGCTTACAGGCGCGAGAATGACCCTGCCCGTAAACGTGAAATGACGAAAGCATATATCAATGAATTTGTAGACGCTCAGAAGCCATCTGTCGAAGGATATCATGATTTAACCCAGTTGAAGAACGCGCTTACGAATGAAATCACGCATTATGGTCCGATTACCAAAGCGATGGAGGATCCATCCATTGATGAGATTAGAGCGAATGGTCCAGATCAAATCTTTGTGGAAAGCGGCGGCAGAAGCATACAGTGGGATCAGCATTTCACAGATCGTGATCATATGGAAAGAATCATCTCCAAACTTATTGGCGTGTCTAAGGTACGCTTAATCCCTAAAATTCCCATGGTTAATGCCAGAACGATTGAAGGGTATCGGGTAAACGCAACGCATGCAGATATATCACCTTACGATCAGCCTGCTTTTGTAATTCGAAAGTTCAGTAAGAAAAGTATTGTTCCGAAAATGCTGATCGAGAATAAATCATTCTCTTCTAACATGTATAAATTGTTGTCATTGATCCCAAAGTCAGACTTATCGTGGATCACGGTGGGACCTACAGGAAGTGGGAAAACAACACTTAATGAAATTTTGGTTAAGGAGATCAATCCTCTTTCCAGAATTATAACGATCGAGAATCCTTCAGAGATGCGATTGATTCAACGAGAAGACGGTAGTGAACACGGTAGAGTATTGAATGACGTCCTTCAGTATGAATCTGTACCTGATGATGATGATTCAAGCCCGGCGACGATGGAGAATTTGCTTATTAACGCTATGAGGCAGTCACCACACTGGATAGGGCCAGGGGAACTTCGGACACCCGGTGAATTCGCTACGGCACTCCGAGCAGCCCAAACAGGTCATTATTTTTTCTCTACACTCCATGCTGAAGGAGACAAGGAAGCGATTTATCGGTTTTTAACCGCGTATCTTATGGCATCTAGCGAACCTGCGGAACTTGCACTTCGAAATATATGCAGTGCGGTAAAATTCGTGATTTTCCAAGAGAAGCTAGCGGATGGCACCCGTAAGGTTACCTCCATATCGGAAGTTCTGGGGTCGGAAGATCTGAATCCGCTGATTAATCAAATTTACAGGTTCGATTGTGATGATGTTATTGAAGAGATGGTGGATGGCAAGAAGGTCGTCAAGATTGTTGGAAGACATTTGCGGGTAGGGAAAATATCCGCGAAGGTGCAGCAGCTTATGCTGAAGGCCGGAATAAAGAAGAGCAGATTTGAATTTTTTACTAAGGATCCTACGGAGGATGAAACAGAGGTGTACGAATTCGATGAATACAACTTTAATCATTAG